A region of the Saccharicrinis carchari genome:
CCGTGCGTTTATCTGTCCAAAATATGCTCATCGTTGTTAACGTTTTTTTCTTCCGAATAATTTGAATATGCCACGAATAATTGTACCTGCAATTTTTGCAGCTCCACCAATTGGAGTATGCCCAAGAATTGTTTCACCAACATCCAGTATTTTTTGGATTTTACTACTTACCGATTTTCCATCCTTATCTTGCTGTGCACCTTTAAATAAGGATTTTAAATCTTCAAAATCAACATCTTCGGGCAAGGCTTGTTTTATTTGATCTCCTAAAACACTATCAATTAATCCCTTTTTTGCGTTATCAATAAACTTATTAAAAGTGCTTTGATCCTCTATTCCATTTTTTTCGAAAATAGATTTAAATAGCAAGCCTTTCTCTTCTTCGGTTCCCAGCAAAAGACTTTCAATTACCTCAGGAGCCTTTATTTTTTCTCTAATGCTATCATTCAGTTTTGCTCCTATTTTAATGGCAGATGTTTCGAATAGTGCTTTGAAAAAGGGTTTATCACCTCTATTGTTTAAATCTTTTACGATATCATTGATGTCACTGTTTTCAATTTCAATACCCAAAAAACGTTTTCGTAAAGCAGGAAGAAGCTTTTCATTTCTGTCCTTTACTTTGGCTTGCATCCTGACTATGGATTCAATTAACCTTTCATTATCGCCCGGAATATCATTTACAAATGAATTATTAAAGGTGGATAGTGCATCTTCTAATTTATCCTCAATGTCATTCTTCTTTTCTTCATCAAATGCAGAGTAAAACCTTTCAGCCTCATCGTATTCCAAGAGTAGGGTATCTATACGCTCCTTTACACGTTCTATTGTTATTAACGCATCTTTGAAGCTACCCGCTTGCGCCTGAGCATCAGCATTGACCATACTATCTTCTAAACCTTTAATTATGTACTCATTGGTTTTAATGGCCTTTAAATCACCAATCCTGCTTTGAATTTCACGGGAGTAGTCATCATATCTTTTTCTGTTTTTATTCGTTTCTTCGTTGGCTTTAATTTGTTTGTTGTCTAACGCCATGCGCTTAGCCTTTCGGGCCAATTCTATTGCCTCGTTATAAAAAGCAATAGCTTCCCCGGTTCTTTGGGCATTCTCTGCTGAGCTAATTTTTTCTTTAGCTTGATCATAGAGCTCAGCGGCATACACA
Encoded here:
- a CDS encoding DUF4398 domain-containing protein, producing MHSFFIKIIISVIAALVIFSSFTQATSQSIERNIRDSVKIVELSQEKQDLEQKLVKKDTDLELEKNKSSMNRIYYAGIVLLFIITLLIILLIIANKSKDKMLERADKDGDIMEVTDFLMRQSLGLPQGSLRGIIAIIVATTFISSVFYYGTLEEVPDAFKIIVSLVFGYYFSKSEDQTRNVINAMLGKTKQEVVKKQEAKFALSEAKNAKSDVYAAELYDQAKEKISSAENAQRTGEAIAFYNEAIELARKAKRMALDNKQIKANEETNKNRKRYDDYSREIQSRIGDLKAIKTNEYIIKGLEDSMVNADAQAQAGSFKDALITIERVKERIDTLLLEYDEAERFYSAFDEEKKNDIEDKLEDALSTFNNSFVNDIPGDNERLIESIVRMQAKVKDRNEKLLPALRKRFLGIEIENSDINDIVKDLNNRGDKPFFKALFETSAIKIGAKLNDSIREKIKAPEVIESLLLGTEEEKGLLFKSIFEKNGIEDQSTFNKFIDNAKKGLIDSVLGDQIKQALPEDVDFEDLKSLFKGAQQDKDGKSVSSKIQKILDVGETILGHTPIGGAAKIAGTIIRGIFKLFGRKKR